From one Montipora capricornis isolate CH-2021 chromosome 10, ASM3666992v2, whole genome shotgun sequence genomic stretch:
- the LOC138018762 gene encoding phosphonopyruvate decarboxylase-like isoform X2: protein MALNGSLFYSLFRRSKSPFHFKVSRARCLSLGSLTSADAVDPESQIAEQRLRNEDAGQFTELVRDFLNPKDFYNALCMHGMDFFCGVPDSLLKDFCAYVTAVVPKSRHVITSNEGQAIALAAGYHMATGRAGVVYLQNSGLGNIVNPVMSLAVPNVYSIPMLLLVGWRGEPGKRDEPQHVVQGQATPGILASCGIPFQVLPDYQEGAEQALYVARKHMETTKGPYCLLVRRQNFLPFKLEKEPDVYPLNREGAMKTIVDALGDRDVVVGTTGMLSRELFEYRVAKGQGHEKDFLTVGSMGHASAIALGIAQFRPKRQVFCFDGDGAVLMHMGALATIGQSDVPNFKHILINNGCHDSVGGQPTSGASESFDFLGVARSCGYKAGACVTLWKRSWCRYLAFKNKFITCFT from the exons ATGGCCCTGAATGGGTCACTTTTTTACTCACTTTTCCGTCGCTCAAAATCCCCCTTTCACTTCAAA GTTTCGAGGGCACGTTGTTTGTCGCTTGGATCTTTGACATCAGCTGAT GCAGTAGATCCAGAGAGCCAG ATTGCTGAGCAGAGATTGAGAAATGAGGATGCTGGACAATTTACAGAGTTAGTGAGGGACTTCCTAAACCCTAAAGATTTCTACAATGCATTATGTATGCATGGAATGGATTTTTTTTGTGGTGTGCCAGACTCTCTTCTCAAAGACTTCTGTGCATATGTGACAGCAGTAGTTCCAAAGTCACGGCATGTTATAACAAGCAATGAAGGACAAGCAATTGCCCTTGCAGCTGGCTATCACATGGCGACTGGCAGGGCAGGAGTAGTATATCTTCAG AACTCTGGATTAGGCAACATTGTCAATCCTGTGATGTCACTTGCTGTGCCTAATGTCTATAGTATTCCCATGTTGTTGTTAGTGGGTTGGAGAGGAGAGCCGGGAAAAAGGGATGAACCACAGCATGTGGTACAGGGGCAAGCAACTCCAGGAATACTTG cATCATGTGGCATTCCATTCCAAGTTTTGCCTGACTACCAAGAAGGCGCTGAACAA GCTTTGTATGTGGCTAGAAAACACATGGAAACAACTAAAGGACCTTACTGTCTGCTAGTAAGGAGGCAAAACTTTCTGCCCTTCAAGCTTGAAAAAGAACCAGATGT ATATCCACTGAATAGAGAAGGTGCCATGAAAACTATTGTTGATGCTCTTGGAGACCGTGATGTGGTTGTTGGTACAACTGGTATGTTGTCACGTGAGCTGTTTGAATACCGTGTAGCCAAAGGACAAGGTCATGAAAAGGATTTCTTGACAGTGGGATCAATGGGTCATGCATCAGCTATTGCACTTGGAATTGCTCAGTTTAGACCAAAAAGACAG GTTTTTTGTTTCGATGGTGATGGTGCAGTCCTCATGCACATGGGTGCCTTAGCAACCATAGGACAAAGTGATGTTCCAAACTTTAAACACATCTTGATAAACAACGGCTGCCATGACTCTGTGGGGGGCCAGCCCACAAGTGGGGCGAGTGAATCGTTTGACTTTTTGGGTGTGGCTCGGTCTTGTGGCTATAAAGCA